The Mycolicibacterium boenickei genome has a segment encoding these proteins:
- the egtE gene encoding ergothioneine biosynthesis PLP-dependent enzyme EgtE: MSLAQQWADARPKVAGLHLDSGACSRQSLAVIDAVAAHARHEAEVGGYVAAEAAAPVLAAGRAAVAALTGLDAADVVYTSGSNHSLDLLLGSWAGERTLACLPGEFGPNLAVMAANDFQVRALPVDGDGRVVVDDVARQFASDPPALVHFTALASHRGVAQPLAEMVAVCRAAGVPIVVDGAQAFGHLDCNVGADAIYSSSRKWLAGPRGVGFLAVRPELVARLRRRMPPAEWDVPVTVLQSFEHGEHNAATRIGYSVALGEHLAAGPEAVRGRLAEVGRTARQVLAEVPGWRVVEAVDEPTAITTLEPVDGADPVAVRAWLIAERGIVTTACELARAPFEMAKPVLRISPHVDSTAEDLEQFAGVLRDAS; encoded by the coding sequence ATGAGCCTCGCCCAGCAGTGGGCCGACGCCCGCCCCAAGGTCGCCGGGCTGCACCTCGACAGCGGCGCCTGCTCGCGGCAGAGCCTCGCCGTCATCGACGCCGTCGCTGCCCATGCCCGGCATGAGGCCGAGGTCGGCGGCTACGTGGCCGCGGAGGCGGCAGCGCCGGTACTCGCGGCGGGCCGGGCTGCCGTCGCGGCACTGACCGGGCTCGACGCCGCCGACGTGGTCTACACGTCGGGTTCCAATCATTCCCTGGATCTGCTGCTCGGCAGCTGGGCGGGGGAGCGCACGCTGGCCTGCCTGCCCGGGGAATTCGGTCCGAACCTCGCGGTCATGGCTGCCAACGATTTTCAGGTGCGGGCCCTGCCCGTCGATGGCGATGGCCGGGTCGTGGTCGACGACGTGGCCCGCCAGTTCGCGTCTGATCCACCAGCTTTGGTGCACTTCACGGCACTGGCCAGCCACCGTGGCGTGGCCCAGCCGTTGGCCGAGATGGTTGCGGTGTGCCGCGCTGCGGGTGTGCCGATCGTGGTCGACGGCGCACAGGCGTTCGGGCATCTGGACTGCAACGTCGGTGCCGATGCCATCTACTCATCGTCACGCAAATGGCTCGCCGGACCGCGTGGCGTCGGGTTCCTGGCGGTGCGGCCAGAACTCGTTGCGCGGCTACGGCGACGGATGCCGCCGGCCGAGTGGGATGTGCCGGTGACGGTGCTGCAGAGCTTCGAACACGGTGAGCACAATGCCGCGACCCGCATCGGGTACTCGGTTGCCCTCGGCGAACACCTCGCTGCCGGTCCGGAAGCGGTCCGCGGCCGGCTTGCCGAGGTGGGCCGCACGGCGCGGCAGGTGCTGGCTGAGGTACCCGGCTGGCGCGTCGTGGAAGCCGTCGACGAGCCCACCGCGATCACCACACTCGAACCCGTCGACGGTGCCGACCCGGTTGCGGTGCGGGCCTGGTTGATCGCCGAGCGTGGAATCGTCACCACCGCATGTGAATTGGCCCGGGCGCCGTTCGAGATGGCCAAACCGGTGCTGCGGATTTCACCGCACGTCGACAGCACTGCCGAGGATCTGGAGCAGTTCGCCGGGGTGTTGCGGGACGCGTCTTAG
- the speB gene encoding agmatinase: MTEVTAGSFDETMWSGLLHGGHGGTFMGVPSIELDRDVIRASGTKAVIYGFPFDATTISRSGANYGPRAIRETSVQFTNFQATYDFDLFAHLPLADGGDCKVALGNTVKTFERVEADIAEIVAGGAIPVVFGGDHSVSIPVGKAAKRPGTSPGWVQFDTHLDAAPNVGGEELNHCCTITRAVDNGYDPSKIVLVGISGWMNPKTELKYCRDHGIRVIWLEEIWEHGAAWVVDQILERIGDEGFYLTFDVDSLDAAYAPGTCAPTPGGMTMREALEITRGISPAGLIGVDVAEALPAHDHSTRTQLIAARVVLEALAFHAGSPRTPVRVG, translated from the coding sequence ATGACTGAAGTGACCGCGGGCTCATTCGACGAGACGATGTGGAGCGGGCTCCTGCACGGAGGACACGGCGGAACGTTCATGGGTGTGCCGAGCATCGAACTCGACCGCGACGTGATCAGGGCGTCCGGCACCAAGGCGGTGATCTACGGATTCCCGTTCGATGCGACGACGATCAGTAGGAGCGGGGCGAACTACGGTCCTCGCGCGATCCGCGAGACTTCGGTGCAGTTCACCAACTTCCAGGCGACCTACGATTTCGACCTGTTCGCGCATCTTCCGCTCGCCGACGGGGGCGACTGCAAAGTCGCTCTCGGCAACACCGTGAAGACCTTCGAGCGGGTGGAGGCCGATATCGCCGAGATCGTCGCAGGCGGAGCCATTCCCGTGGTGTTCGGTGGCGACCATTCGGTGAGCATTCCGGTCGGCAAGGCGGCCAAGCGGCCGGGTACGAGCCCGGGATGGGTGCAGTTCGACACGCACCTCGACGCCGCGCCGAACGTCGGGGGCGAGGAGCTGAACCACTGCTGCACCATCACCCGCGCGGTCGACAACGGCTACGACCCGTCGAAGATCGTGCTCGTCGGCATCAGCGGATGGATGAACCCGAAGACCGAGTTGAAGTACTGCCGCGACCACGGCATCAGGGTCATCTGGCTGGAGGAGATCTGGGAGCACGGTGCTGCATGGGTGGTCGATCAGATTCTTGAGCGGATCGGCGACGAAGGGTTCTACCTGACGTTCGACGTTGATTCGCTCGACGCCGCCTACGCGCCCGGGACCTGCGCCCCGACGCCGGGTGGCATGACCATGCGCGAGGCGCTGGAGATCACCCGCGGAATCTCGCCGGCGGGGCTGATCGGCGTCGATGTCGCGGAGGCGCTTCCGGCGCACGACCATTCGACCCGAACCCAGCTGATCGCTGCGCGTGTCGTACTGGAGGCACTGGCATTCCACGCGGGGTCGCCCCGCACGCCGGTAAGGGTCGGCTGA
- the egtC gene encoding ergothioneine biosynthesis protein EgtC — MCRHIGWLGAPRSVASLVLDPPQGLLVQSYAPRRQKHGLMNADGWGAGFFDGGVPRRWRSDKPLWGDASFASVAPALSSGCVVAAVRSATIGMPIEPSASAPFTDGQWLLSHNGVVDRAVLPLTGSAESVVDSAVLAALIFRRGLDALGQTIVEVGALDPNARLNILAADGARMVATTWGDTLSMLRLPDGVVLASEPYDDDPGWADIPDRHLVTVAGSDVELTPLKGSV, encoded by the coding sequence ATGTGCCGGCATATCGGGTGGCTCGGCGCCCCGCGATCAGTGGCCTCGCTGGTGCTGGACCCGCCGCAGGGTCTGCTGGTGCAGTCCTATGCGCCGCGGCGACAAAAGCACGGATTGATGAACGCCGATGGTTGGGGCGCAGGGTTTTTCGACGGCGGCGTGCCCCGTCGGTGGCGCAGCGACAAGCCGCTGTGGGGTGACGCCTCGTTCGCCTCGGTGGCGCCGGCGTTGAGCAGTGGGTGCGTCGTCGCGGCAGTGCGGTCGGCGACCATCGGTATGCCCATCGAACCCTCGGCCTCGGCACCGTTCACCGACGGGCAGTGGCTGCTGTCCCATAACGGGGTCGTGGACCGTGCGGTGCTGCCGTTGACCGGGTCGGCCGAGTCGGTCGTCGACAGCGCTGTGCTGGCCGCACTGATCTTCCGGCGGGGTCTGGATGCGTTGGGGCAGACGATCGTCGAAGTCGGCGCGCTGGACCCGAATGCCCGGTTGAACATCCTGGCCGCCGATGGTGCTCGCATGGTGGCCACCACCTGGGGCGACACCTTGTCGATGCTCCGACTGCCGGACGGCGTCGTGCTCGCCAGCGAACCCTACGACGACGATCCCGGCTGGGCCGACATCCCGGACCGGCACCTGGTCACCGTGGCCGGCTCTGATGTCGAGCTCACCCCGCTGAAAGGTTCGGTATGA
- the egtD gene encoding L-histidine N(alpha)-methyltransferase: MTLTLSNYLAADSAATALRRDVREGLTRSPKMLPPKWFYDSVGSDLFDQITRLPEYYPTRTEAQILRDRSPEITAAAGADTLVELGSGTSEKTRMLLDAMRDGEQLRRFIPFDVDAGVLRAAGDAIGQEYPGIEIDAVCGDFEEHLGKIPAVGRRLVAFLGSTIGNLTPGPRADFLASLAETLQPGDSVLLGTDLVKDAGRLVRAYDDSAGVTAAFNRNVLSVVNRELDADFDLDAFEHVAKWNADEERIEMWLRADSPQQVRIAALDLDVAFDAGEEMLTEVSCKFRPDGVADELAKAGLQQTHWWTDEAGDFGLSLAVK, from the coding sequence ATGACGCTCACCTTGTCCAATTATCTGGCGGCCGACTCGGCTGCCACCGCGCTGCGGCGCGATGTGCGCGAGGGGCTGACCCGGTCACCGAAGATGCTGCCGCCCAAGTGGTTCTATGACTCGGTGGGCAGCGACCTGTTCGATCAGATCACTCGGCTGCCCGAGTACTACCCGACGCGCACCGAGGCGCAGATCCTGCGGGATCGGTCGCCGGAGATCACCGCAGCTGCGGGTGCCGACACCCTCGTCGAGTTGGGTAGCGGTACCTCGGAGAAGACCCGCATGTTGCTCGACGCCATGCGCGACGGCGAGCAGTTGCGCCGGTTCATCCCGTTCGACGTCGACGCCGGTGTGCTGCGTGCTGCCGGCGACGCGATCGGCCAGGAATATCCGGGTATCGAAATCGATGCGGTATGTGGTGATTTCGAGGAACACCTTGGCAAGATCCCGGCGGTGGGGCGCCGCCTGGTGGCGTTCCTCGGGTCGACGATCGGCAACCTCACACCCGGTCCGCGAGCGGATTTCCTGGCGTCCCTGGCCGAGACCCTGCAACCCGGCGACAGCGTGCTGTTGGGCACCGACCTGGTGAAGGACGCGGGCCGGTTGGTTCGCGCGTATGACGACAGTGCGGGGGTGACTGCGGCGTTCAACCGCAACGTGCTCTCAGTGGTGAACCGCGAGCTCGACGCTGATTTCGATCTCGACGCTTTCGAGCATGTGGCGAAGTGGAATGCCGACGAGGAGCGGATCGAGATGTGGCTGCGCGCGGACTCGCCGCAGCAGGTCCGGATCGCCGCGCTGGATCTCGACGTCGCATTCGACGCCGGTGAGGAGATGCTGACCGAGGTGTCCTGCAAGTTCCGCCCCGACGGCGTGGCCGATGAGCTGGCGAAAGCCGGCTTGCAACAGACACATTGGTGGACCGATGAAGCCGGTGACTTCGGCCTGTCGCTGGCGGTGAAATGA